GCCATGTAGCCGGTGTTCGCGGACTCGCACCAGCCGTTGATCCGCTTCGCCTCCTCGCACGAAGAGGCGACGTGCGCGCCGGCCGCCGCCGGGAGGGCGAGAGCGAGGACACAGACGACTTGCGCGATGCTTTTCATTTCCTGACGTACTTCCAGTTGCGGATCTTCCCCTCGGCCATCCATGCGACGGATGTCTCCATGCGGCGCCGGCGCGTCTCCTCCCCCTTCGCCTCCGTTACCCAGTCCACGTAGTCCTTCCTGTTGGAGTAGGTGAACCCCTCGAACGTCTCCAGGGCAGCCCGGTTCTTCCGCAGGGCGGCCATGAAAGAGCCCGGGACGCTGAGCTTCCTCCCGCCCCTGGGCTTGCTCCGCGTGGGCGACTTGATGCCGCGCTCGTTCAGCTCGACGGCGGCCCTGACCAGCCGCATCAGGACCCGGTCGCCGGGGAGCTGCGACAGGGACGTGATGCGGCCGAACTGCCCCATGGCCTTCCCTTCGCCGCGGGGCAGCCGCGCGATCCGATCCCGGAGCAGCGCCTCCTTCCAGAATCCGAAGACGCAATGCTCCTTGAACGCGGCCATGGCGCAGACGATCCCCTTGTGAGTGAAGGAAGGGGAGCCCCACTTGAGAGTCTCTTCGATCGAAGGACAGGCGGCATGCACCACCCCGCGCAGGTGCCTCAGGATCGGCCTCGCGAAAGGGGCGGATCGGCCGATGTAACCGTCGACGCGGCGATCCTTCCATCCCATGAGTGTCTTCCCGGCCCCTACTTGCGGGCGAAGGTGTATTCGCCGGAGGGGTCGATCTGCTTCAGGGCGGTCACCCGGCCGTCCGACACCACGAACTCGAACTGGAGATCGGAGAACTCCTTGACCTTGAACTTCCGGGGCCGCCACGGGATCAGGGGCATGAACGGCTGGCCCGGGAAGGTCACGCCGAACGTGCCGTTCTCCTTCAGGACGACCTCGAACACGGCCCCGGTCGCCGTCTCGTAGGTGCCCGCGTACGGGCGCAGCGTGGTCAGGGTGGACAGCTCCGCCGGCACGCGGCGGACGAACGTGACCTCCGCCTCGTCGAGCGACACCAGCGCCTTGTCGATCTCCCCCTGCGGGTTCGTCGAGAAGTTCACCGACCATTTGCCCTCCTGCTCGTCATCGGGCGTGTCGAACCGGTCGTAGTGGAAGTGCGCGAGCGGCAGCCGGATCTTGTGGAACTCGAACTGCAGGCCGGAGTCCTTCTCTGTGATCGCGAGCACCCCGTAGGCGGGATGCTCGTACTCCCCGGCGTAATCCTCGAGGGGATGGGAGGGCTTCGTCCCGGCGACGCGTCCGCCGCCGGACTGCGCCCGCGCCGCCTTGTCGGCCTCCTTCCCCTTCAGCCGGATCGCCAGCTGGCGCTCGCTCCAGGGCGTGGGGTCGAGCCCCAGGAGGCGCTCGTAGACGTTGTAGGTGACGACGTTGTAGAGCGGCGCCGCGTGATCCCCGATGACCAGGACGATCGCACCGAACCCGTCGTTCGGCATGAAAGAGACCTGCGAGTGGAAGCCGTTGATGTCGCCGCCATGGAAGGTGAGCAGGTGCCCGCGATAGGAGGCGGTGAACCGTCCCATTCCGTAGGCGGCGTTCAGGAGCTCGCCGTAGCCGC
The genomic region above belongs to Candidatus Dormiibacterota bacterium and contains:
- a CDS encoding YdeI/OmpD-associated family protein; translation: MGWKDRRVDGYIGRSAPFARPILRHLRGVVHAACPSIEETLKWGSPSFTHKGIVCAMAAFKEHCVFGFWKEALLRDRIARLPRGEGKAMGQFGRITSLSQLPGDRVLMRLVRAAVELNERGIKSPTRSKPRGGRKLSVPGSFMAALRKNRAALETFEGFTYSNRKDYVDWVTEAKGEETRRRRMETSVAWMAEGKIRNWKYVRK